The Trueperaceae bacterium genome window below encodes:
- a CDS encoding SDR family NAD(P)-dependent oxidoreductase: MPVDVSSPREGTYAAVTGAAGAVGPHLAAALARRGWPVALVAGQDSAEAAREAVLALEPAARLGYAGVDLRDEAATRRQFEAFDRAVGSCAVLLNAVGGFAAAPAHEADLAAVRALLDENLTTVVNATRAVLPGMIARGEGFVLAFGAGSALQPAPGRTAYAAAKSALAGYFRSLAAELVGTGVHAAVLHPMGTIDTPANRAAMPGADTSRWIPVQRLVDAALYLAANPGVRELEVHGGA; encoded by the coding sequence ATGCCAGTCGACGTCTCCTCACCCCGTGAAGGCACCTACGCCGCCGTCACCGGCGCCGCCGGCGCCGTCGGCCCGCACCTCGCCGCGGCGCTGGCCCGCCGCGGCTGGCCCGTCGCCCTCGTGGCCGGTCAGGACAGCGCCGAGGCCGCCAGGGAGGCCGTGCTCGCCCTCGAGCCCGCGGCCAGGCTCGGCTACGCGGGCGTCGACCTGCGCGACGAGGCGGCCACGCGGCGCCAGTTCGAGGCCTTCGACCGCGCCGTGGGCTCGTGCGCGGTGCTGCTCAACGCCGTCGGCGGCTTCGCGGCCGCCCCGGCCCACGAGGCCGACCTGGCGGCCGTGAGGGCGCTGCTCGACGAGAACCTCACGACCGTGGTGAACGCCACCCGCGCCGTCCTCCCCGGCATGATCGCGCGGGGCGAGGGCTTCGTGCTCGCCTTCGGCGCGGGGTCCGCGCTCCAGCCGGCCCCCGGGCGGACCGCGTACGCGGCCGCCAAGTCGGCGCTCGCGGGCTACTTCAGGTCGCTGGCCGCCGAGCTCGTCGGCACCGGCGTCCACGCCGCCGTCCTCCACCCCATGGGCACCATCGACACGCCGGCGAACCGCGCGGCGATGCCCGGCGCCGACACCTCGCGCTGGATCCCCGTGCAGCGCCTGGTGGACGCCGCCCTCTACCTCGCGGCGAACCCGGGGGTGCGCGAGCTCGAGGTGCACGGCGGCGCGTGA